A genomic segment from Perca flavescens isolate YP-PL-M2 chromosome 13, PFLA_1.0, whole genome shotgun sequence encodes:
- the LOC114566456 gene encoding histone H4, with protein MSGRGKGGKGLGKGGAKRHRKVLRDNIQGITKPAIRRLARRGGVKRISGLIYEETRGVLKVFLENVIRDAVTYTEHAKRKTVTAMDVVYALKRQGRTLYGFGG; from the coding sequence ATGTCTGGAAGAGGAAAAGGTGGGAAGGGACTCGGTAAAGGAGGCGCCAAGCGTCACCGTAAAGTTCTCCGTGATAACATCCAGGGCATCACCAAGCCCGCCATCCGCCGTCTGGCTCGCCGCGGCGGAGTGAAGCGTATCTCCGGTCTCATCTACGAGGAGACCCGAGGTGTGCTCAAGGTGTTCCTGGAGAACGTCATCCGTGACGCCGTCACATACACCGAGCACGCCAAGAGGAAGACGGTGACCGCCATGGATGTGGTGTACGCTCTGAAGAGACAGGGCCGCACCCTGTACGGCTTTGGAGGCTAA